AAGGAAATTGCAGGCTGTACTTTATGTCCAAAAAGTCCCATATGCAACAAACTATTCATGAgttaagaaaaaacaataataatgcaTACTAATAATGTATgatgaaaacagtaaaaactacAGCATGAGTAGAATTGATAAGACTGCATTTTACATGCCCAACTTATGTAAaaaggcttttttttctttgcacaatttcacaatttcacaatgaaatattgaaaataaacataaatcacGTAGCAGTAAGTTCAAGATGAATGAAGTAGATGTGAAATTATTGAATCACTTGACTGTATATAAGTTATATCCTGTTCATTTTGAATGGACATGCAGGTAATTTAACCCAGAGCTCTGATCACAACTCTCCACGTCCTCTTTCCACCACCAGGTTTGGGCGCCGGCCTCTTCTGCTGGCCTCTTACGTGACGTCCATGACATTTGCGCTGCTCAGTGCTTTCTCCCCGTCCTATATATTATTTGTCATCATGAGATTTTTTACAGGAATGTCGCTCGCCGGAATAAGCATCATCTCCATCGTTCTTAGTGAGTAGGCAGGTGTTAAaacaattcaaattcaaaagagaaaaatgttttgtattttagtaTGAAGGAATGAAAGCTCTTGATGTGCCATCTTCTGTGCTGCCATCTCTCTGCAGATGTGGAATGGTTCAGCATTGAACACAGGACCTTCTCTGGTATAATCATCAGTCTGGACTGGACTATTGGGAACTGGCTTCTGGTTGGACTTGCTTATGGTATAAACGAGTGGAGGAGGCTGATGCTCATTGTGACCACGCCCCTGATACTCTCCCTCTTCACTTGGAGGTATCAAAACTTCATACTTTCAACTTTGCACTATTGAAAAAACAATGAGCGGTTGATGAGGCACCGAACTCGCCGTGTTCCTCCCGTCAGGTGGCTTCCAGAGTCTGCCAGGTGGCTCTTGGTAAAGGGGAGGACAGAAGAAGCTTATCATTACATCATGGAATGTGCCAAGATGAACAACAGAACCGAATGCATGGCCAACATCACACCATTGGTACAGTCCAGTCAAGTTTACTTTGCTCAGCGGCCAACCTTCagtaatttaaaaagaaagatgTGTTTGACCCGGTTTGTTTGTGCTCTCTCACAGACATTACAGGAATCTGCCCAAATGGAAATTGCAGACAGGAAGTACACGTTTGTGGATCTTTTCAGGACTAGAAATATTAGGACACTTGCTATTTGCTCGGGGGTCGTATGGTGAGTGTGAGGTTAATGTTAAAGTATTCAACAGCTCAGGAAATACCTCATCTACTGTCTGACATGTTGTTAAGTAACCGGGAGAGGATTATGTTGGTGTGGCATTAGGAAGGGAATGTGGACAGCCTGTTCCCCCGGATCCGCTCAATTATTAAAACTAAGCCGGCCTGTGTCATCTCAACTTTTTCTGTTCGTGGAAATAACCAAACAAACCATGTTGTTGGTGCATTTTTAAACTTTGGACCAAGTCAGCTTAGCTTAGCTCTCATTCTCCACTTTTAGTACTCAGACATAAAACGTGTGATTAAACCTCtagagagaaaacaaataaagatatttCCCAAAATACCAAACTATTCTTTTGAGGTAAGTACAGAGCAGCCTATGCTGGTATTGAGCTTGTGACCGAAGTAATGTCagtatttttttaaagctaggataatggatgttttttttcccctcaattaaataaaatgataaacagGGATTTCAGTGtagatatttttatataatgttTCAGTGTTATTTCAAAAGCACAGTcctttatataatttatatatgtaaataacTAATTCATTCAACATGTGTGACTTGACAACGTAAAGATTTTATTGTCCACACCACTCATTGATACTATATTTCTAAATACTAAATAATAATCGTTTTACGTAATATGATATAAAATGAAAGATGATACTTCAAGTACTCAAAGCAACTTCAAATTCCATTCTATTTGTATAACAACAAATCATAGCAAACACTATCTCAAGGAACTTTACATGCTAATAATCAATCCTCTATGCTGCAACAATAAATTACATTGTCATAGCAATGCTTAACTCATGTATAcagccatgttttttctttttaggttTGGAGTTGCATTCACATATTATGGGATATCGCTGAACATAACCGGATTTGGACTTAACACATATCTCACGCAGTTAATATTTGCATCCATTGAAATGCCGATGAAGATCGCTGTGTATTTCTTCCTGGAGAAAGTCGGTAGGAGACCTGGCGAGTCGGGCACCTTGCTGTTGGCAGGGTTGTGTCTCTTCATCAACATGTTTGTCTCAAAAGGTCATTTTTGGTTTCTAGTCCGTCATGTAATTTTGGTGAATTCTCATTTTTCGTCCGTATTTATGATGATATTTTTCTAAACAATGTCTGTCAGATCAATGGGTCACTCGAACCGTGATAGCAGTCCTTGGAAAAGCCATGGCAGAGGCTGCGTTCACCATCATGTTCCTCTACACTACTGAACTCTATCCTACGGTCGTGCGGTCAGTCAATAACAGACTCATTAACTAAGGTTGAACACAGCCaatgattttgtgttttgttcagttggctgcacacaaacaaggtTTGAATTAACCACGGGACTTTGATTTTTCAGGCAGAATGGTTTAGGCTACACCTCGTTTTTGGCACGGCTCGGCGTGTCCATATCCCCGCTCATCATGCTGCTGGAGGACGTGTGGTATCTCCTCCCCCCGGCTACTTACTGTGCCGTGGCGGTCGGGTCTGGTTTGGTGGCTTCGCTCCTGCCTGAAACATTAAACACCCGACTGCCCGAGTTCATTCAAGACATTGAGAAACCCAGGTAACGAGGATTATGACAGGAAGTTCACAGCTAAAGAATAACTCAACG
This is a stretch of genomic DNA from Pleuronectes platessa chromosome 3, fPlePla1.1, whole genome shotgun sequence. It encodes these proteins:
- the LOC128430641 gene encoding solute carrier family 22 member 7; the protein is MKFDTILSEINGFGRFQIQLVLIQVLSRITLPCHFLLNNFMAAVPAHHCNVSALDDGDLFGNLTRPEKLVVGVPAERDGTLSSCQMFSQPQYQRLSGSNGSEEAPTVQCQNGWVYDNSTFRSTLATEWDLVCSSKGLNKATATAFFIGVMCGAPLFGFLSDRFGRRPLLLASYVTSMTFALLSAFSPSYILFVIMRFFTGMSLAGISIISIVLNVEWFSIEHRTFSGIIISLDWTIGNWLLVGLAYGINEWRRLMLIVTTPLILSLFTWRWLPESARWLLVKGRTEEAYHYIMECAKMNNRTECMANITPLTLQESAQMEIADRKYTFVDLFRTRNIRTLAICSGVVWFGVAFTYYGISLNITGFGLNTYLTQLIFASIEMPMKIAVYFFLEKVGRRPGESGTLLLAGLCLFINMFVSKDQWVTRTVIAVLGKAMAEAAFTIMFLYTTELYPTVVRQNGLGYTSFLARLGVSISPLIMLLEDVWYLLPPATYCAVAVGSGLVASLLPETLNTRLPEFIQDIEKPR